GTTACAAGGAGATGGCGGGAAGCGCGGGCGTTGTCCTAGGCAATGATCGCGTCTTCCTGCTTCCCGTTCCCGAGCTGCCGCTGGGCAGTCCCAAGCCCAAGCCCCGCGATGTGATCCAGCTCGACGGTGAGGACTGGGTCGTCCTGTTCGCGGATCTCAATCGCTGGAAGACCACCTGGCGAGTGACGACCCGGAATTTCGTCATTCAGTCGAACCTCTGCGACCAGGTGCGGATCGTTTCTCAGCAGATGGGCCAGGACGCCGCCGGCGGGCTGGTGGTCACCGGTCGCACGATTCTCTTCGACAATCTCCCGGCTCGTATCCAGGCCGAGAATTCCCAGATCGATGGCACCGTCCTGGGCAAACGTCTGGGGGCCAGCAATTACACGGTCTATACCAGCGTGCAGATCGAGCCCGGTCCCTACTGGCGGATCGAGGAGATCGGCGGCAAGTCGAGAGTCCTCCAAATCGTCAGCACGATCAACCCGGATCGCATCACCGACCTGATGAGCATGAGCTGCGAGCAGATTCCTTAGGGGCCAAAATGGACGACGATTTCGCAACCGCCTGGTTCGAACTCGAATCGGAGGTGGCTGTCCGATTGCTGAGGACGGTAGTGGATTTCATTGGAGAGCATCAGAAGAAGGTTGGGATCTCGAATCCAAACCCCTATCTGACACCGAGCGAAGAGGGGGAATTCCCCCGAAAGCGGACAGGGTTCGGCCAGGCCAGCCTCACTTACGAGCCCGCATCATTGGACGTGATTCGGCAAACCTGGGAGATTCGCGTCGGCTACATCGAGAATGCTTTTTACATGGAATTGTTGGTAACGCACTTTAACCGTTTGGGGTTGGAGGAGTCGATGCGGCAGCAACGCGACCGGATTGCACAGAATCTGAAAGGCGAATGATGAACGTTTTCCCTCACCAGGTGGCCCAGGCCTGTCGTTCGGCCTTTGTGCCGATCACCACCAAAATTCCGGGTCAGCTCTGGTACGGGAAAGTCGATCCAGACGCCGCATCGCCGTATGCCACCCTCAGCGTGACCCAAGAATCACGGATGCTCGATAGCCTGGGTGTGATCCAGACCTTTCGAGTTCAAATCTCGATCTGCAGCGACAGCGGCGTCTTCGAGTCTGGGGAGCTGATAAAGGCCATCGCGGATTGCTGGGACGAGCAACCGGAACGCTTCGTGATCCTTGGGAGTGGCATCATCCGGATACGTTTAACCGAACCGGACGAGGAGATCGAGGATCAACGCCGCAACGCTTCGGATGTGGTTTCGGGCCGAGTGGCATTCCGGTTGACAACGGATACTAGGGAGTAATCGGATGGCAAGCATCAAGACTAATATCAGCCTGACGGGGACCATACAGGTGGCGGATAATACCGCTGGTCCGTTCACTCGGCAAGCGAATGGCACGCTGGGCGAGACGGGCGGCGTCCCTCGACCAATTTGGGCCTTTCAGAATCCCGCGGCGACGGGGGCGTTTATGACCACCAAGACCGTGCTGGCGGGTGCCAGCCTGGATCTGGATTTTTTCTCCGGAACTCTGATGGAGATGGCCGCTATTCCCCTGGTCTGGTCCCGATTGCTCTTCCTTTTGTGCCAGGTCGTTAAACCTGACGGGATCAAGCTTATCCAAGTCGGCCCCCAGGGTGTTGCCAACTCGGTCGATTTAAGGATGGGCGGTGTCGCCGCCGCCAACTCGCAGGCCTCCGCCGACACAGTCTTGTGCACGAATGGCCTGGTCGGTTACGCAGTTGCGGCAGGAAGCAAAATCGTACGCATCAAGAATATCTCGGCCGTTGACCTCGATGTGAGTGTCCTGGCGATTGGGAAGGTCTAATTTTTTTTAAAGGAGAGCGATTATGCCAACACCCCCGGCATCTTCATTGACGACAGTGCATCAGGGCCATGGCGGTAAGGTGAGGCTTTACACCTTGGTCGATGGCCAGGTGAACGCAGTGATCATCGAGCTGCGGAATATGGCCTGGACCCTCAACAAAGCCGTTGGGGAAGCCAAGGCTACCAGTGCCCTATCGGGTGGGATTGAGCAAACCAAAGGCACCATCAAGAAGCACTCGGGCTCCATCGAGTTCCTCTGGGAGGACGACCGCGATCCAGAATCCCTCGGATTCGCGGAGGGTGCAACGGTCGGCATGTGGCTGAAGATTGGGGATACCAACAAGTGCTACCACTCGCAGGAAGTGCTTATTACCGTGATGGATTTCAAGAACGACCAGGATGAGGACTGCGTTAAATACACGCTGAATTTCAAAGCCAATCAGGCCTTCATCAAAAAGGCTTACGACGTCACGCCCCTGACTGTATTCCCAATCGGATAAGGAAACCATGTCGACCAACAAAAAGAAAATGCGAAACGCAGCCATCATCTCGGCTCCCAAGCCGCTCGACCTGGGTGGCAATACCATCCTGGTCGGGCATCCCGGCGTGGATGATCAGGCGACGATGTATAGCTGGGCTCGGGTGCAGGCGATCGCCGCCAAAGCCAAGCTGAGGGGCCTTCTCACCGACGAGGATCTCGATGGCTTATCGCCGGCCAGGCAGGCCGTTTTGATAGATCGGTTCGCCAAAGCCAAAGCTTCCGGAGCGGTGGCGACCGTGAATGACGACGACCTCCAGGGAGTTTTGATGTCGGCTCCAGGGGTCCGGATGATGGTTTATCTGGCCTCGCGACGATACTCCCCGGAGATCACGCAGAAGGATCTCGAATCGTTGATCACGGAAGAAAATGCCATGGCGGTGTTCATTGCGTTTTGGCAAGCGACTACCGATCCCATCGAGCCAGATACCGATCCGGAGTTGGCCGAGCGTCTCAGTCAGGATCCGGCGACCGGCCTCCCAAACTGAGTTGGGTTCAGTGGATCCTGCAAAAGCATCTCGAATGCACTGAACCCGATAAGGATCACAAACACATCGCCTGGGCCAAAGTCATCGGTAACCTGATGAACGCTTATGGCATGTCACTGCGGGAGATTACCAAAGAGCTGACACTCCCGCAGCTTCTGATATTACAGTTCCCCTCCGTCTCACCAGTTGGTAATTCCAAAGGAGTAATGTGATGGCCGCTGATCAGAAAATTGCCGGTTATTACGTCGCATTCGCCATCAAAGGGATGAGGGCTGCCTACGAACAGGTCAAGGCGGGTGTGGGCGAAATGCTGAAGGCATTCAAGTCCGTTCAGGAAAGCGTTGACAAGATGATGAGCGGCATGAAAAAGCTCGGAACCGTCGCGGCGGGCTTATCGGCTTCTTTCCTCGGGTTGTTCGGTCGCGGGGCCATGCAGGGGACGGTCGAGGCGGATAAGCTTGCGGCCGCGTGGGAGTATCTGTCGAGAGTCATCGGTGATAGTCTGGCTCCTTACGTTCGCGTCCTCACTGATCAGCTCATCGGCGTGGCCGAAGCGTATCGCTCACTTTCCCCGCAGACCAAAGATTTCGCCGTGAAGATCGCACTCGTCGGAACGGCGGTAGGCTCGGTTCTTGCGGTCGGTGCTCTGATCGGGCCGGTCATCGCGGGTGGCTTCAGCCTGGCCGCCGGAGCGATTGGGCTCCTCTTCACGCCGATGGTCGGGCTGATCGCTCTCTTCGGAGCCGCAGGGTATGCGGTGTACGAGACGTTCCAGCTGTTCAGCTCATCGAGCTCCCAAGCGTCCCAGGATATTCAAGAATCCAATCGCAGCTGGATTCTAAAGCTCGCTTCCGGCGTTGCGGACGTCGTGGTTTTCGTCGCCGAGAAATTCAACTGGGTGGCTCGCCAGATCGTCGGCGTCTACGACTGGCTGACGAAGAAGACGACCTGGCTACTTGAGAAGCTGCGGATCGTCGAAAAGGGAACTTATGACTTGGTGAAAAATGATCCCTTCAAGCCCTGGCAGATCAATGTCGACAAGGTCCGCGAGGGCATCGAGGGTATCGGGAAAGCGGTCGACGAAAACATCCCAGACTGGTCGGACGTCAAGAACAAGATGAGCAACTTCTGGGAAGGCTTGAAGGCGAACTTGGAAAAAGCCAAAAACAAGGGGCCAGGGGGTGGCCCGGGCTTCAACATTAAGTACACCGTGGCGTTCGAATCCTCCCAGGGCACCTACGATCGACTGGCCCAGGCCTTCACCGGAAACGCTTTCAAAACCGAAGATATCATGAAAGCCCAGCTGGGCGTCCAGTCCGATTCACAGAAGATTCTCCAGGACATTGCTCGCGGGATTGACCGGCTCGCCAAGAGGAGTAATTCGGCGGTGGTAGAATAGCCTCAGGGAGCATTGAACGCAAATTGGATATCATCGCCCTTCAGCCCTAGCACACCGACCGGGAGCGAAAGGATCAGCTTTTCGCTCCCGGGACAGGCTTCTCGAATACAAGAACCTCAGTGAGAGGCTTGTCGGAATAGATGGGCTCGGATCCACTCGTCTGCCCTTCGACTTCGAGACCAAAGGAAAATCGAACCTGCTGGTATCTGTTGCCTTTGTCATCCTCCAGCTTGGGGGCATTGAAGATCGAGCCCGGCCACTGCTCATAGGTACGCTTCTTATTCGGATCGCTGTTGGTAATCTCCAGCCGCACCTCCAGCAGATCATCTTTCGAGGGGACCTGGGACCTTCCGAACTCAAGCAAATTGATTTTCCCAGCTCGGTACTTGGTGAGCTTCACGCTTATACCCTCTTTGGAAAAAACCTCCCAGGCTTCTGCGTTGAGCGGCAGCGGCTTCTTGGGTTTGACTTCCGGTTGCTGAACGGCTTGAGGCTCTGGACGAGCGGCGACCTGCGGAACCGGCTGGCTCTTAGCTCCTTCCGTGTGTTTCTCTTTTCCCTCCCCGACAACAGCACTGGTGATCAATCCGGCAAAGCCAAACACAAACGCGGCGACAAAGCCCTCCCGACCGACACCGCCCCTGAAAAAGGATCCGAGCCATGCAATGAGTGCGACCAGGATGACCGATAGGGCCACCCATAGGCCTGTGATCGGTGCATTGAGAATTGGGAGAATGATGGCGGAAAGTCCCAGAAGGACAAGTATTCCAGCGATTGGTGTGCGGGGCGTTGTTTCGGCAGACATGGGGGCTCCTGATGTTAAGATTTTCCTTATTTTCCAAACTCTCCGTCTGGTGGCAATCCAGGATTCGCATCACACATCCGGACGTCTTGTTAGAGTGGGGGGATGCCAGAACCCGCACTACTTTCGACCGAGTACGTTGAGTGGAACGAATCAACCGAAGAAACGGCGATCGATTCTCAATCCGCGACACGTACCTTCTTGCTGTACGACGACGCTAAGCGGGCTCTCTTCGAGCAGCGATTCCTAGGGTACGTCTACCTCGACGCCTTGAACTACTGGAAGATCGAATATCCGGTCGTCCATCCCGTTCGGAAATGGCTTCGCGCGTCCGCCGTCTCCTGGCAAAATCGTGAAGAGGACTATCGCCAGGGGGACACCGGTATCCCGTACGATCCGGCCCTCGCTCAAGCCCCTCTCGCCAACGGTGCGATCGCCACGGTCACTTACACAAGAGCCCCTTGGAAGGTCGCCGGTTATGACACTGGTGAGAACCCCGATGTCCGAGATCTGATCAATGCCGAGTTCAAGAACACTTCTCGCAATTTGACGCTTCCAAATGATCGGTATGTCTGGAGCACTCAGGGAAAGGTGGGGACGGCACCCGGAGCCGATTCAACGCCGATCCTGCTGGCCCAGGACGGCGTACAGGCATACATCACGATCCCTACTCAGTCGATTACAGTGATTCGATTCATGGCCCCAGACTTTCCCGTCAACGCCATCTCCCAGTTGCAAAACCGAGTGAACGAGAAGGAATACTCGATCCTCAACAAGAAGTATGCTCCTGAGACGCTGAAGCTCCTGGATGCGGAAATGGTTGATGCCTTGGGTCCGAATGGCTGGAGAGGTTGGACGATCCGTTACACCTTCGAGGCGATCCTCACTTATGACGACGTCATCGTAGCCGGAACGGGCGGAGCGGCTCCCACGAAATCGACGACTTATGTGGGATGGAATCGACTGTTCGATCCGTCTCGAAACATCTGGGACTACGTCAATCTGCTCAACAATAGCTCCCGGAAAATCTTTAAGTCCGATACCGAAGTCAAGCAAACGTTTGCTACGAGCGGCGCGAGCGAAGACGTGAAAGGCTTTGATCTGCTGTTCGACCCGAGGGCATATTAATGGCAGTCGCTCCCATCCCCGATATGCCCAGGCCGGGCGATCGAGCTATCTCTTCCCGTTTCCTGGAGTGGATTGCCAACGCAGCTCAACGCATCCTGACTTTGAGTACGGATGCCGGCGGCGTGGTGCAGGGCCCCAACGGCACCTCGATTATCATGCCGAGTGCAGCGGACGAGCCAATTTGGGTGCAGATCGAAGGCGATCCGGTAACGGACGATCCGTTGTCGTCCATTTCCGCCGTCGAGATCTTGCCCAAGAAGGGTGGAGACAAAGAGGTCAAAGAGTTGGGCCGAAAATTCGGCGACGACTACCCGGATCGGCTGTTCCCGGCTCCGGGCGAGGAAGTGCCCGACACTGGAAAGGTAGTCCAGGCCTGGCCCTGGCTGAAACGATTGGAGAAGAGCCCCGATCCTCCAGCTCCGGGTGATTCGACGGATCCTTATAAGTACATCCAGGAATGGGTGGTGATGGGCACCGGCGAATCCGCGGAGCCTTGCAAGGACTGGAAGTTCTACTGCCGGGCGAGGCGAATCAAGTGCATGGACGATGATCCTGAGGGCGGCGATCCCGACCCGGACCCTGACCCTGCCTGCGTGCCGATCAGCGATCTGAAGATCTGCTTCGATGACACCATCTGGCTCGTCGGCGTGCGATTCTGGGCTTCCTACTACGGCTCAGGACCGGTCCAATATCTCTGGTCGTTCAGCGGCGGAGGAGGCAGACGCGGTTACATCACCAACGCCCCGAACCGTTCTATCTCACTTATGAAGTCCCGTATCTCACCGTTTCGCTGACCGTCTCCAACGGCTGCAGCTCGAAGACTATTGGACCGTTCGCACTTACGTTCCCTGATCCCCGGGGCAAAGATTGCGGGCCTTGTGTCGCGCCTTACGATGTGACGATCAATTACACTCTCGCCGGCGAGCGGACCTACAAGTTCACGTCCAGCTTCAGCGGCTCGCATATTGGCGTGATTTACGAATGGCACTTCAGCGACGGCACGACTTCCGCCCTGGCCGAGCCGACGCACACCTTCGCTGGCCTCGGGCCTTACTTCGCTTCGTTGACTGTGCGGAACGATTGCGGCGGCGAAACCTCGGAAATCCTCAATCTCTGCATCCCGCCATCGATCACCGGCGTCTCCGTATCCGTGGACGGCTACAGGGTCATTGTCACGGTGAATTACCTCGGCTCCTACGAGCACTGCGTCATCGACTGGAACGACGGTTCCTCGCCGACGGAGGGGATTTCGCAGGTCCATACCTATCCGCCTATGCCGCGAACTTACACGCTCACGGTGACGCTCAGCGGCTGCGGTCAGACCGTTATTGTGGCGGCGAATGTTGCCGTTCCTGTTGGAGGGCCAATCGATGGATAACAAATGGATCAAGCCCCCCAATGCTCCGTTCCCGGACTGGCTGCTCGATAAGCTCTGTGAGTGCTGTGAGGACGACTGCTCGACTTGTGATATTTTGCAGTATCCAAAACTGAAGGCTTATGTGGAAGTGGTCCCGGTGTCGCTGGGTTTCGCTGGCCCGGTCTATCGATGCCCTTATATTTTCTCGGTCGATCTGGACAAGACTACGCGTGGGACCGATCCGTTTCCTTCGACTCGAACGTGTGCCCTGTTTGCGGGGAACACTGATAATTATCCCGATAGCATCGCCTGCACGACACCGGGGCCATTCTCTTACAGAGGGCGATCAAGCTCTGGGCCGGTTATTCTTATTGGAAGTATAGCCATGACATGCGATGGTGGGGATGCTGATCGACCAGCGTTAGATCCCTCCACCGATGCGACTTTCAATTGTGGAAGCAAGGCCACTACCGATTCAGTAATTTTCCCCTGCATGCAAGAGTACAATTTGGCGTGGCCGCCAGTAGCCAGCCCGTATGTGCGGTCAAAAAAATTCCTGTTGAATGCCAACTTTAGCTTTTTCGACATCGGCCCAGATAGCACTTTCAACAACGATATTATTCCACAGAACACTTTCGGAACGGCAAAAGCGATAGCCACCTCTTGCGATCCGCTGATGCTCGTCTTCCTGGTGCCAATGTGGTCCGCTTACGATGGGTTCATCAATACGACCTGCACTCAGCTCGAATGTTACTTTCGCATCACGGTGACAACGCCATGAGGATCTGCACCTGCGACAAATGCGACCGGGACTTGACCTGGCCCGAGCAGAAGGCCTGGGCGTGCAAGTTCTGCTTTCTCTATCACTCGCGGGAATGCCTCCAGGAGGCCTGGGACGCACACCCCTTGGAACGGAAGGACGATGATTCAGAACCCAAGCCGCGGCGGATCGCTCTGACTCAATGCGACTACCTGGGCAAGGTGATCGAGAAAACCGACGCCGGCGGCATCGAATGCAGCTGCCAGGGGAAGTGGCTGCGAAGGTGCCGGCTGCATGGCGAGTGCCGATTAACGCAGCCCTCGGACGTGCCCGACTGTGCGAGCTGTGACGATAACACACTCCTGCCTAAGAACCGGCGGAGCTGATCGCCGACTCAGTTCGGGACGCTTTGTTATAGTCGGTTCCATGAAACCCTGGTTCCTATTCAACGACGTCCCCTCGGGACTTTCCTTCATCGTAATTCCTCCGGGAACGGAAGTGACCGATACGCCTCTGCGCTCGGCCACCTTCGATCTGAAGACCCCTGGTCTCAGCTGCAAGTCCACGCAGACCGTGAACAACCTGGAGGGCAGTACGTTTTACGGCAAGTACCAGGAATCCGCCGACGGCATCTCCTGGACCGATCTGGCCGGTGCCGCCTTCACCTTCGTCATCACCAGCTCGAACATCCAGACCATTAACTTCACCAGCTCGAAGAGATACCTCCGCTATTCGTGCGAGTTCGATGCAGGCGATTTTGCGTCCTGCACTCTGGGAGTGAGTCTCAGCACCAGCTAACCGGAGCCAATTCGTTCCGGAATCTCATCAGGAATTCTTTGTTTCTTGCGGCTTAAAGGAGTGCTTATGGTCCGGTCCGATCCAAATACTCGCGTTGGAATCGATCCCAAAAGTTGGATCGCTCGCTGGGGCTTCCCGGGCACGATCCTGGTGTTGTTCAGTTACGCCTGCCTGGCCGCGATCGCGGACATGCGTCAGATCGCCAGTACCTTCCTCGCTCAGGCCAAAGAGGATCGAGCGGCGGATCGAGCCATGATCTTCCAGCTCGCTTCCACGGTCGAGCAGAACACGCGGGCTACCGACCGCATGGCTCACAGCATGAGCACCATGACCATGATCATCGACCGTCTGGATCGCAAGCACTCGGTCGAGATGATCTGGCCCCAGGGGATGGAGTTCACCGCCCCGGAGAAGCTCCCCATGCCCCACGAAAAGGGCAGTTAAATCCTTCGCTCACTTCGAGCGATTACTCAGGAGACCGAAATGAAACGTCTGTCCGCCACGATCCTCGCCCTGTGCTTCGCGTTTGCGGCCTGTGCGAGCGATCCCCAGGCCGGAGGCTCCATTCGCTGGCCGGAAATTGCTCCCGCTCAGCAAGTGGCCCCAGCTCCCAGCCCCGCCACCGATCTGCAAGCCGATACCTGGTTTGTGATTGAATCGGATGTCGATTGCTTTCTGTTCACTTCACCGAAAGGCCTGGTCAACGTCACCAAAGAAGCTGGGCCGCTTCGCTTGAAGGGGAAGTTCGCCGACTCCTCCACCGGCAAAACGGAGACCCGCAGCTACAAGGCCAAGTGGATCTACACCATTGAGGCCAGCTCGGCCGGGCAATGCGAGATCATCGTCCTGCCGGTCGGTGCCAAGGGGGAAGACGAAGCTCAGCGTCGAATCCTGAACGTCCTGGGGGCTCAGCCTCCACCCGAGCCAGAGCCGGACTCCAAGCCCAAGCCGAAACCGTCTCCCAAGGTCGTGCCCATCGCCGCCGAAGGCTTTCGAGTCTTGATCACCTTCGACAACGCCGATCAGTCGGGCCTCAATGAAGACCAGCAGAAAGCGATCTACGGGGCCGAGCTGCGGAGCTACCTCAATTCGCACTGCGTTCTGGGACCGGACGGCAAGCTGAGAGAGTGGCG
The genomic region above belongs to Telmatocola sphagniphila and contains:
- a CDS encoding phage tail tape measure protein, which translates into the protein MAADQKIAGYYVAFAIKGMRAAYEQVKAGVGEMLKAFKSVQESVDKMMSGMKKLGTVAAGLSASFLGLFGRGAMQGTVEADKLAAAWEYLSRVIGDSLAPYVRVLTDQLIGVAEAYRSLSPQTKDFAVKIALVGTAVGSVLAVGALIGPVIAGGFSLAAGAIGLLFTPMVGLIALFGAAGYAVYETFQLFSSSSSQASQDIQESNRSWILKLASGVADVVVFVAEKFNWVARQIVGVYDWLTKKTTWLLEKLRIVEKGTYDLVKNDPFKPWQINVDKVREGIEGIGKAVDENIPDWSDVKNKMSNFWEGLKANLEKAKNKGPGGGPGFNIKYTVAFESSQGTYDRLAQAFTGNAFKTEDIMKAQLGVQSDSQKILQDIARGIDRLAKRSNSAVVE
- a CDS encoding DUF308 domain-containing protein, with the translated sequence MSAETTPRTPIAGILVLLGLSAIILPILNAPITGLWVALSVILVALIAWLGSFFRGGVGREGFVAAFVFGFAGLITSAVVGEGKEKHTEGAKSQPVPQVAARPEPQAVQQPEVKPKKPLPLNAEAWEVFSKEGISVKLTKYRAGKINLLEFGRSQVPSKDDLLEVRLEITNSDPNKKRTYEQWPGSIFNAPKLEDDKGNRYQQVRFSFGLEVEGQTSGSEPIYSDKPLTEVLVFEKPVPGAKS
- a CDS encoding PKD domain-containing protein, giving the protein MTINYTLAGERTYKFTSSFSGSHIGVIYEWHFSDGTTSALAEPTHTFAGLGPYFASLTVRNDCGGETSEILNLCIPPSITGVSVSVDGYRVIVTVNYLGSYEHCVIDWNDGSSPTEGISQVHTYPPMPRTYTLTVTLSGCGQTVIVAANVAVPVGGPIDG